The nucleotide window CTCGGCAATTATTACCTTTCTGTTGTCAATCTGTTTGAATAACTTGATACATTCCAAATCCAATTCCAGGTGTTCAAAGTTCATGCTACACACAGATAGCTAGCTAGATCAGGGGCAGCAGGAACCAAAATAGTTAAACCATTAACTGCAATCATCAAAAGAAAACATATAGCAGGTAGAAAACACAAAGGTCATGTTTAAAATTTAgtcatgcatatatatttgCAGGTACCTAATGATCTGATATGCCCTTGATACCTATTAGAATTAATCATATATTCATACCTAATTATTTGGAATCCCCTCAAGGCCTCAAATAAGTGGGATCGAGAGTCAATAATACTTGATCTGCAAccaaatatttaattaacaaCAGCAACCTAAGTAAGTTTTTTATCCTTAAAGCACTAAATAGTATTTATATGGACACAGGCCGGACATCCAGTAGTAGAAttaattccattactatcaagATCCTGGCAAAGGATTACAGACCTGAATCATAGTGGTTGCTGTCAATAGTAACCCCCCTGGGCTTAAAACCTTCTTGCCAAGTCTTCTAAGTCATCAcctctgaaaaaagaaaaagaaggccAACCTTGGTATTGGTCAAGTGCGAGATGCTGAGGCTTGGGGTCTTGTTCTTGGCCTCAAAATGGCATCTAATTGCAGCATCTCTAAACTTGAGATTGAATCAGACTCTGCAATCTTAGTCAATTTAATTCTTCATGGGGATACTGAATCCCACCCTCTTGGTGCTATCATTAAGAGCTGCAGATACATGCTTTCTCTATTTGATTCTGTGAACCTTATGCATGTTTTCAGAGAATGTAACGGCACTGCGGATGCTCTTGCTAAATCGGGCCTTGATCATGACCATGGTGTTATATCGTATTCGACTCCCCTCCTCCCCATGGGATGATCTCTGTGAAGTTTCCAGATCCAGGTCCTGTGTTAGACCTGTAATTTAGCTTTTCCTTTTGTCTTGCTATGTTTGGGTCTTTCTAAGACCtccttgtaaccaaaaaaaaaaaaaaaaggaagtcaACTATGTCCAAGTCAAAAAAGAAATAAGCTGGCACCAGGAAACAATCATACAGGTGAGTGGCAGCTGCTTGGCATGTGCGCCTGGCGCGTGTACACTAAAAGACAAGTTGCAAATAAATATAACATTAATCATAGAGGTTCTCATTTAGTCATTTTCAACCTCACATTCACATTGCACCAGGTACTGAGAATCTATCTGTACTTGAGAGTTGAGAGTTGAGATCTAGGAAGGCAACTTTCAACAGATCGAGCAAAGCAAAGCAAATATGGCTTCTCTGACCACTGAAGCAGCAGCAGCCAgttcctcatcttcttctctcccaCGTTCTTCTACTGACCAAAATCATTACACATACGAGGTCTTCCTGAGTTTTCGAGGCGAGGATACACGCTTTAATTTTACAGATCATTTGCACACCGCTTTGTGCCAGAGGGGAATCGAGACCTTCAGAGATGATGGGCTcagaagaggagaagaaatatcatCGGCTCTTGTCAAAGCAATTAAGGAgtccagagtttcaattattatcttCTCTCAAAATTATGCTTCCTCAAGGTGGTGCTTAGATGAACTGGTCGAGATACTTGAATGCAGAAAATCCAAAGGACAGGAGGTCAGAGCGGTGTTCTACAAGGTGGATCCCTCAGATGTACGACACCAAAGAGGTGCTTTCGGTGATGCATTTGCTACACTTGATCAATGCAAATACAAGAATAGCATGGACCAAAGTCACACGAAACGCGGAACGCTGCGGTACGGGAACGCGGTACGGGTACGCGGTACGCTAGTCTTCAGGGTACGCGGTACGCTAGGATATATTagctaattttaattaaaataaattaattatgataaataaaattataaaaaataataaagagatAACCATAccataaataaaaatctcaagaaaaattataaaataaaaataaattgtcaCTACTACTCAAAAATTAATTGAGTTTTTCAAtccaacaaagaaaaataatgctTAAAAGTAAATTTTGATCTGTGTGAGTTTCCAGATTCCGGTGAGTCGGTGACGCCGTGTTTTTGATCTGTTTGACTGTTTGAGACTTgagttgtgaatttgtgattggAATGGGCTCTGAGTTCGATTGCCAACACCATGGTTCGACACTTCGACAACAGATCAAAAACACAGGGATTGGCTCTGAGTTTCCAGAATCCAGAATCCAGATTCCGGTGAGTCGGTGCATGATCCGTATGGCTCTGAGCTCCTGCTTGATCCGTATGGACTATGGAGGCCATGTTTTTGATCTGTTTGATCAGAGATTCAGAGGATGTTTTTGATCTGTTTGATCTGTTTTTGAGTTCGCCAACACCAGCGATCCGGATCGCGAACGCCCCGCGATTGGGTTCGTTCGATCCGGAACGCGAGTCGCCGGCACAGGCAGCGTTTCCGGTGACTTTGGCATGGACAAATGGAAGACAGCTCTCAAGGAAGCAGCAGATTTGTCTGGATGGCCTTTCAAGGATGGCCGGTATGTCTTTAACCCCTCCACTATCtataaaattaaatatatgtttgaaGTATTTGATTTTGTATATATGCTTTTAAATTCGTAGGTACGAGTCTGAATTTATCAACGACATTGTTAGTGAGTTATCTGCCCAAGTGGTAAACCCTTCATGTGAGTTGGAAGTAGCTGCACATCCTATTGGAATAGAGTCTTGCAGACAAGATGTCATTAGACTTCTACGTGCCGAGGAAAATATTGTTCACATTGTAGGCATATGGGGGCCTGGTGGAATAGGAAAGACCACAGTCGCGAAAGATGTGTTTAATTCAATTCACAATAAGTTTGCATGTAGTTGTTTCTTAGCAGATGTTAGATCAAATGCCCTAGTCCAACTGCAAGAGACACTTTTACGTGATATTTTAGGAGACTCAACTTTGAAGGTGAACAATGTTGATAAAGGAGTCGGTTTGATAAAGACAAGGATGCGAAATAAAAAAGTTTTCTTAATCCTTGATGACGTGAGTCATTCTAGCCAATTACAAAAATTAGTTCCATCCCCTGATTGTTTTGGGCCGGGCAGTAGAATTCtcataacaacaagagataaaCGTTGGCTAATTGCTCATCAAGTTGATGAAGTATACGAGGTCAAGATGTTAAATGATTATCAAGCTTTAGAGTTGTTTAGCCTGCATGCATTCAGAAGAAATGAACCTCCAGGCGATTATCTGAAACTTGCACAATGTGCAGTATGCTATGCCCAGGGCCTTCCATTAGCTTTGATAGTTTTAGGCTCTCATCTATTTCGCAGAAGTAGAGAGGAGTGGGAAGCTATATTAGATAGTTGCAGGGGAGAAGGACCCCACAGAGAGATAAGAGACGTGCTGAAAATAAGTTATGATGCTCTGGGAGAAGATCTAAAAGAATATTTTCTTGATATCGCTTGTTTCTTTAAAGGTAAGCTTGTAGACGATGTGAAACCAATACTAGAAGCTTGCCATGAGCTCAAATCAGTGAGTGGTTTTGCACAACTCCAGGAAAAGGCCTTAATAAGAATTGACAAAGGTTGGTGTTCTACGATTTGGATGCATGACTTGATAGAAGAAATGGGTAAAGACATAGTATATCAACAGTCACCTGATGAGCCTGGGGAACGTAGCAGATTGTGGAGTGAAGAAGATGTCTACCACGTTCTAAGAAACAATACAGTAAGTATATAAAtgatgttttgtgtttttcaattcGGAAAGCATGTATATTGAATATAGCTTCTTGTTGAGACCTTGTGGAAAACTGTATTGCAACAGTAGTTGTGCTtccaatagaaattgcaatgtttttttttttttttttttttttttttggtctgaatagAAATCGCAACCATAAATGTTGCTCAATTAATATGCTTGCTTCCTTAATTGTAGGGAACGAATGTTAGAGGCATCCAAGTCTCGTGGCGATCATCTACGATATATTTGAATGCTAAAAGTTTCTTAGAGATGAAGAATCTTAGATATATTTCTATCAGCGGGGAAGTGAAATTTGAATGCATTTCTGGAGACATTGATAATCTCTCAAGCCAGTTGAGGTGGCTTGATTGGCGTTATAGTCCGCTACAATATTTTCCATCTGATTATCAAGCAAACAAACTTGTACAACTTAATATACCTGACAGCCGCAGAATCACACGACTTTGGGAGGGACATAAGGTACTTTAATCTAGTAAATCCATTTTATTTCGAgacttttttaattaaaaataaataataattgaCTGTGTTGTAAATTACTGCCTCCACTTGgcctttttcttttgccatacagAATTTCTCAAGCCTAACATGTATGAATTTAAGGGGTTGTTCATCCTTAAGGGAACTCCCAGACTTCAGTGGAATCCCCAACTTGAAAGAGTTGAATCTATATGGATGTAGCAGTTTAGTTGAGGTTCCTGATTCCGTTGGATTCCTTCGTAACCTTGTTACTTTGAATGTTGACTGCTGCTCTAACCTTATTATGTTTCCAAGAAAAATCAACTTCAAATATGCAAAAACAGTTTCTATTAGCTATTCTAAGCTTGAGGAATTTTCAGAAGTTGGGGAAGAGCTGGGTTTCttgagaaaattagatatatcTGGCAGTTGCATTAAAGAATTGCATCCGTCCATTACAAAACTTATTGGGCTAGAAACCTTGGTACTAATAGAGTGTCAAAATCTCGCAACTCTTCCATATAATATTTATGAGTTGCGCAATTTAAAGTATCTTAATGCGACTTTATGCCCAAAACTTGCTACATTTCCTGAAATTTCAATAAAGATGGATTCTTTGAGACAACTTTTTCTATCAGGCAGTAACATTAGAGAATTGGATGAGTCAGTTGGAAATCTCATCGGGCTTGAAAAGTTGTACCTCAGTGATTGCAGAAGTCTTACAACTCTACCATGCAGCATTTATGGATTGCAAAATTTAAAGATGCTTTATCTTCGTTACTGCTCAGAACTAGTTAGATTTCCAGCAAATACCAAGATTTTGAATGTCGATGGTTGCTCACTATCACTTCCCAAGCTAGAGTTGTTGGACATCCGAGGATGCAGTTTATCAGATTGTGATTTCCTCATGACTCTTGATTGCTGGGAAACATTAGATCACCTTGATCTGTCATTTAACGATTTTGTTAGTCTTCCTACTTGCATCACCAAATTTGTCAACTTGCGTATGCTTTACTTGAATGGTTGCAAGAGACTCCGAGGAATTCCGGAGCTTCCCCCAAACCTAATTGATCTAGGTATGAGTGATTGTGAATCAGAAGAGCCAACTCAGGACATAGAGGGGGCATCGCTatcaattgaagaggatgatgaagaagagcCAACTCCGTCGTCACAGCTTTCTTTGTCTTCCGAACCTCCGAAACGACACCACACCCCAGAAGAAGCACCAACAGTGATTCCTCCAGAACGACATTGCGCTGCCGGGCAACCATCAATGGTCCATTTGCTCATGAAATGGCTATCTCCCCAATCCCCATGATCCCTGACCTGCGTAGCTCCCACCACACAACTTCTACTCCACACTGTCAACACCAAGAGGAACCGACTGAGTTGTTAAGGCTTTCTCTGTCTTCAGAACCAACAAAACCTCGTGGCACAGTTGAAGGTAATCAAGACCCCAAGAGGAACCGAGTTGTTAAGGCTTTCCCTTAACCATCTACTTCAAAGTTTAGACAATATCATCATTTAATTGAGACAGAGTGGTTTGAAATCCCACCTGCTATTTATTATACTTGAAGCTTCAGAGTGTGCCATAACTAATCAAGATTTCAACATTTTCAGGTTTGGGTATGAGCCCGTTTAGAGGCTTCTGCAGGCCCTCTGCAACTTCTTACTGATCAATGAGTAAGTGTATACGTGTAAATTGTAATCCTCTTAGAATAAATacctttcctttttcatttttttttttttttaacttagaGGAAGTATTAAAACTATTCAGTTTCAGAATAATAGTGCATACATATTAAGGTTTGTGTTTAGGTTTTATTTGATCATATTCCTCTGTAATTTTGGAAAACAGTTGGAAGTACTGGACTATCCTCAATTGAAAGACCTACACATTGAGGTCTCAAGTATCTCAACTTTTCCATGATCTTAATTACATGGAGCATCTCAATTTTGCAGCCAAATTCCCCAAAGAAAATCCCAGCCCATGTCTGCTTCAATTGAATCCCAATTGTTGGGTCATCACCCTGTGAAATGCTTTGTGGTAGTCTGAATTCATATCAGAAAGTGGCAGATTGATCTTGATTGTTACTGCGTTAGAATTTTTATACCTTGTTACTCCATCATCATATAATGTCATGTACAATTTGCTTTTGCTCTATCTTGAGGTGCATAAGTGGAAGCAAATTTCACTTTGATGTATTCTCTTCGAGTGGTTTGAAGCAACAACTTGAAATGCTGCTGCAGTTTCAAGTTTCGAAGTGCAAGAATCGAGATTTTTGTGAGTGAAGCTACAAAATTTTCCAATTTAGGGTTCTAAAAATAAGATATTTTGCTTGCTTGGGTTGAGATTTTTAGACATTTGGTTTTTCCTCCCTCTTTTCTGTGTCATTCGTTTCATTTATATACTGGAAGGACAAACGTATATTTATTTCCTTGTTAATCTTTCCATTGGTAGTTTGATTTTTAAACCTAAGGATTCTGCTATATAATTGGTCTACTTGAAAAACTTTGCAAACAGTGAATAATGTGCACTCTTTGGTTTAGGTGGTAACACAAACATTGCTGTACTTTCTGGGAATCTATAACGAGGCTGTTTCTTAGAAGCCAATCTGTTGGATTTGTGAAAAACTTTTATATTATGTTCACATCTAGAAATACAAGAATCTGTTTAATCTGAACCAATCAAAGAATTTAATAAACATTTCATGACAGAAAATAACAAGCATAATATAGTACTTGGAAGAACCTAAAGGCCATTCCTGAGTTGCTTTGTGTTATTGTGGACAGATAGAATCAACAGTCATGGTGCTGCAGAGATTGGCCACATGATGATGAGGAATAACGGTCTTCATTGTAAATTATCAGTTGATCCCACTGTGCAGGAGAATATTGGTGGCAGTCAGCTAGGCACTGCAAATCAAGGTAGTCCATAGTCCATACAAATTGGTTTATGTGATCCAGTATTAATATTTGGTTTTACTTTGTTACTtacattttgattttgttatccAGGAATAATGGTTCTAAGTGATTAGTGTTATGCATTTTGATTGTTGCTTCTGTTTGCAGTGGGAACTATAAACTTTTACTTGGATTGCAGATTTGAGCAAAACGGGTACGTGCTGATCTGATTAGATAGAGACAATTGAAATAAAGCTAGAAGTAAAGGTATGTGCTATTTCCCTTGGTTATACTTGTGCACATATACTTTTCCCCGTACTTCTATGCTCATGTGCCTTTATCGCATTGTTTACTAGTTATTAAAACATATCACGTTTAAGAGACACGATGTTGCATTGTCCACATGATAATTGTTGTTAAGCAAATGGAATATGAAACTATCAATTTAAGTAAAATCTTCCTGGCACAATTACACGCCAGAGCCAGATCAAGTTGTCATCTATAGATTACAACTTCTAAATTCATAAACAAATTTGGCCAACAAATTTGATTGGTCATATACATCATTTTGTGGTATCAGCTAAGAGTTCTAGTCTGGCGTTGAAATTCCACCTCAAGGTGATGCAGCAGGCATGTGCTGACCTCCTTCAGGAAgtagaagttgtttttctttgtttctaagGATGGAATTGATGCTGTGAGTACTGCCTTTGGAGTTTGCATATCTTTGTACTCTCGTAGATTCATGCAAGCAAAGTTGGTGCTGTTAATATCAAATGAACGCCACCTAGATTTATCCACTGGTGGATTTTACCTATTTTAAAGGCATGATCTCTGGTCAAGTAGTTTATATTTTGGTATAATATTCCTTTGCTTATGTAGGTGGAAGGTTACGATAAAAAAGATGGTATATACCTTGATAGTGGCGAGACTCTTATGCTGGTCAGAGCAAGCAATGAGTGGTGAGTCTTTATACACATGTAtattctgttctttttttccGCCAACCTCCTTATTACCAAAAGagtgtttctattcatacctccacatTTGGTATATAAACCTCCCTAAATTTTTGTAAACATTTATTTCTCATTTTACCCTCTAAAAACCTAAAAAGAATTAACATGAAAAAACCCAATCCCCGATTATTCCATTTCGTGTCCGCAACTCTTCGTCTTTCTATGTTTGTTTTCTCtcatattctttttctttctctttctccctGTTGTTTCACTAGTTTGCCTCAAAATTGCCAGTAAGAATTTGGTGGTGTCTTGGTGAATACTAACTGCTATATAGAATTGGGTGATTGAATTTTGCCAAATTCCTGGTATTTCTCGAAAACACTTTTGAATCTGAATactcttttcaaaacaaaaacctcTCACTCCCTATCTTCATCGATATCATCttctttgattttggttttcataAAGGAGTGAAAGCATTTTAATTTAGGAATTGGGAAAGTTTTCAAACTGTGTTAGAGTGAAATATTTGTCAAAGATCGATGCTGGCTTTCACGAGTTGGAGTTCGATTTTTATGTAAACAATTTGTTGGAATGAagaatatatattaattgaTGTGGCAGTTCAAGGTTAACCCAATTCCGATCCAGGTCATTTGAACTCAAAACATAAATATGAATCATCAAACTAAGGCATTGCTCTTTGTCTTGCTTGTACATGACATCCACTTTTAAAATGACGTGAAGAGAATCAATGATCTCCTCATGAGCGACTGAGAGAAAAGATACATatataaaagagaaagaaacaatgaaagagagagaggagctggGAGAGATCAGAGAAATAGggggagaaagaaagaagactGTTGGAATATAGATGTCTTTTTTTAGCTCAAAcaatgtttttcatttttttgttttggtgaatTAAACTGAACAGATATTTTTACAGTTTTCTAAAAGGGCATAATAGGAATTAAATTTGTACAAAAATTTGGAGAGGTCTATATACCAAAtgcagaggtatgaatagaagcacccTGACCAAAATAAGATATGATTCGTATGTAGCACATTAAAAAAGAGGATGATAGCAATTTCTATTTCTCATCTGTTTGAAAAACTCTGATTGCATGTCTTTTCCATTGCAGTGGTCGAGTGGGGCGGTTGATCAAGAGTTTGCGGCAGACATAGCTATAGGCAAGTGGCATGATACTAGTGCTTCCCTGATTGGAAGCTCCAAATGTCATCAGGCCGATATCTAAGGCTTAATTGAGTTCTAAAAACCGATTTATATGCAAGTATTTGCAATCATGCATCTAAGAATATATGCCTGTatctctcttttcctttttgtaaCGCAGACTCTTATAGGAAGTAGTAAAACTATAACTAGTTCATCGGAGCTGGTGTTGTATGCTGAGGTTGTTTCAGAAATAGCAGTGATTATGAAGATTAGCTTAGTAAAATCAATACATATTCAAACATTAAAGTCTTCTACTGATTCTTCATCAAAGAGCTTATGAGGTAGTGAGAAGGATTGAAGTACCTGAATTTTGAATACCAATACATTGATATCTTGAGCATCACATCAATCGAGAAATATATATCTACAAAATCACCAATATAGAACGTGAAGATACTATTGTAGATTGAGATCCCTGTACTGCTATTCATGTGCAGATATCTAAGTAGACCACTTACAAGACCGGTGGTAATGCTTTTATCAAACATATATGCATCAAGATGTTGCAAAAGTGAGGCTACATTAAGAGAGGGATCCGAAGGAACCTGGATCAAGTTCAATTGAAGTTAATGGAATGATCCATGACCTTACCTCTGGCGGTGATACTGATGCACGGACAGAGAAAGCTAGATTGCGTTGACATTgcaataaataaacaaaagacTCTGAGATGCTGGTCGTGTGACAATGTGGGGGAGGAGGCcgaaaaaacccagaaagattCTTCAGTTCttgtgaattgggtagtctaaAGCTTTGACCTTTAGGCTTTTGGGGGTTATCAATTGGTTTTAGCTTTCTGTTGTGACAGCACAACGTTAAATAGAAGCAAAGGCGGAAATTATCAATAAATACATGGGACAAAGTTCAAATGTGCCTATAGATATGCTAGACACGCGGTAATTTCTGCAATCCTACATGCATTTAGGAAATAGTGATATCTgagggcatgtttacttacttggaatggaatggaaGGATTACGGATTAAAAACActcatgtgtttactaacacataaaggaatcagaatgattccaggtaaaagaattcctgtgtttactaacacatgaaggaatcggaattggtgtaggtcccacctatttatca belongs to Rosa chinensis cultivar Old Blush chromosome 4, RchiOBHm-V2, whole genome shotgun sequence and includes:
- the LOC121052655 gene encoding disease resistance protein RPV1-like isoform X2, which produces MASLTTEAAAASSSSSSLPRSSTDQNHYTYEVFLSFRGEDTRFNFTDHLHTALCQRGIETFRDDGLRRGEEISSALVKAIKESRVSIIIFSQNYASSRWCLDELVEILECRKSKGQEVRAVFYKVDPSDVRHQRGAFGDAFATLDQCKYKNSMDQSHTKRGTLRYGNAVRVRGTLVFRIPVSR
- the LOC121052655 gene encoding disease resistance protein RPV1-like isoform X1, whose amino-acid sequence is MASLTTEAAAASSSSSSLPRSSTDQNHYTYEVFLSFRGEDTRFNFTDHLHTALCQRGIETFRDDGLRRGEEISSALVKAIKESRVSIIIFSQNYASSRWCLDELVEILECRKSKGQEVRAVFYKVDPSDVRHQRGAFGDAFATLDQCKYKNSMDQSHTKRGTLRYGNAVRVRGTLVFRVRDSGESVTPCF
- the LOC112198627 gene encoding disease resistance protein RPV1-like, translated to MGSEFDCQHHGSTLRQQIKNTGIGSEFPESRIQIPFANTSDPDRERPAIGFVRSGTRVAGTGSVSGDFGMDKWKTALKEAADLSGWPFKDGRYESEFINDIVSELSAQVVNPSCELEVAAHPIGIESCRQDVIRLLRAEENIVHIVGIWGPGGIGKTTVAKDVFNSIHNKFACSCFLADVRSNALVQLQETLLRDILGDSTLKVNNVDKGVGLIKTRMRNKKVFLILDDVSHSSQLQKLVPSPDCFGPGSRILITTRDKRWLIAHQVDEVYEVKMLNDYQALELFSLHAFRRNEPPGDYLKLAQCAVCYAQGLPLALIVLGSHLFRRSREEWEAILDSCRGEGPHREIRDVLKISYDALGEDLKEYFLDIACFFKGKLVDDVKPILEACHELKSVSGFAQLQEKALIRIDKGWCSTIWMHDLIEEMGKDIVYQQSPDEPGERSRLWSEEDVYHVLRNNTGTNVRGIQVSWRSSTIYLNAKSFLEMKNLRYISISGEVKFECISGDIDNLSSQLRWLDWRYSPLQYFPSDYQANKLVQLNIPDSRRITRLWEGHKNFSSLTCMNLRGCSSLRELPDFSGIPNLKELNLYGCSSLVEVPDSVGFLRNLVTLNVDCCSNLIMFPRKINFKYAKTVSISYSKLEEFSEVGEELGFLRKLDISGSCIKELHPSITKLIGLETLVLIECQNLATLPYNIYELRNLKYLNATLCPKLATFPEISIKMDSLRQLFLSGSNIRELDESVGNLIGLEKLYLSDCRSLTTLPCSIYGLQNLKMLYLRYCSELVRFPANTKILNVDGCSLSLPKLELLDIRGCSLSDCDFLMTLDCWETLDHLDLSFNDFVSLPTCITKFVNLRMLYLNGCKRLRGIPELPPNLIDLGMSDCESEEPTQDIEGASLSIEEDDEEEPTPSSQLSLSSEPPKRHHTPEEAPTVIPPERHCAAGQPSMVHLLMKWLSPQSP